One Haloterrigena salifodinae DNA window includes the following coding sequences:
- the rpl12p gene encoding 50S ribosomal protein P1 — protein MEYVYAALILNESGEEINEDNLTDVLDAAGVDVEESRVKALVAALEDVDIDEAVSEAAAVPAGGAAAGGAAAGDAGGDEGDEEEEAEETSDVPDTTDEDDDEDDDAGGEGLGELFG, from the coding sequence ATGGAATACGTTTACGCTGCACTCATCCTGAACGAATCGGGCGAAGAGATCAACGAAGACAACCTGACCGACGTGCTCGACGCTGCCGGCGTCGACGTCGAGGAGTCCCGAGTCAAGGCGCTCGTCGCCGCGCTCGAGGACGTCGACATCGACGAGGCAGTCTCCGAGGCCGCCGCGGTCCCCGCAGGCGGAGCCGCCGCAGGCGGCGCCGCGGCCGGTGACGCCGGTGGCGACGAAGGCGACGAAGAGGAAGAGGCCGAAGAGACCAGCGACGTCCCGGACACGACGGACGAGGACGACGACGAAGACGACGACGCCGGCGGCGAGGGCCTCGGCGAGCTCTTCGGCTAA
- a CDS encoding hydroxyacid-oxoacid transhydrogenase, with protein sequence MSGYDRSVSAPEHDLGPETVWHLQMPQIRFGRNAVEELGFQLSDLGVDAADDPHGLVVTDETLADVGHVDRVTDHLEDAGYDVTVWDGAEREPSIENVDRCIEFVRANEGEAGYDFYVGFGGGSCIDVAKATRAVIANGGQVLDYIAEPTGAGESLTESGPPLVLVPTTAGTGAEISPVAILSVEEKDIKEGISSNHIRADAAVLDPTFTTTLPPETTGKTAMDALGHAIEGYTTHTFDGLLRASDPETRPVYAGRTELTEMFSEKAIQLLSSNVRTAVHNGDDLEARAAMLKGALFGAIAGLTAGASLCHAMAYPVGNRYHTYHGETIAVLTPASTLGYNVASDPERFVRVAEMLGADTDGLGTRAAADRAREEYVRLQRDLNVVPSGLNELAGVTEEDIDWLASQTVETQQRLLRCNPRPVTEADAAEIFRDALYNWE encoded by the coding sequence ATGTCGGGTTACGACCGCTCCGTGTCGGCGCCCGAACACGACCTCGGGCCGGAGACGGTCTGGCACCTCCAGATGCCCCAGATCCGGTTCGGCCGCAACGCAGTCGAAGAACTGGGCTTTCAGCTCTCCGATCTGGGTGTCGACGCCGCGGACGACCCACACGGTCTCGTCGTCACCGACGAGACGCTCGCGGACGTCGGCCACGTCGACCGCGTCACGGATCACCTCGAGGACGCGGGCTACGACGTCACCGTCTGGGACGGCGCCGAACGCGAGCCGTCGATCGAGAACGTCGACCGCTGCATCGAGTTCGTCCGCGCGAACGAGGGCGAGGCGGGCTACGACTTCTACGTCGGCTTCGGCGGCGGCAGTTGCATCGACGTCGCGAAGGCCACCCGCGCGGTGATCGCCAACGGCGGGCAGGTACTCGACTACATCGCGGAGCCGACCGGCGCGGGCGAGTCGCTCACCGAGTCGGGCCCGCCGCTGGTACTCGTGCCGACGACTGCCGGGACCGGTGCCGAGATTTCGCCGGTCGCCATCCTCTCGGTCGAGGAGAAGGATATCAAGGAGGGGATCTCGAGCAACCACATCCGTGCCGACGCGGCCGTACTCGATCCGACGTTCACGACGACGCTCCCGCCCGAGACAACGGGGAAGACGGCGATGGATGCGCTCGGCCACGCTATCGAGGGGTACACGACCCATACGTTCGACGGCCTCCTGCGGGCGTCGGATCCGGAGACACGGCCCGTCTACGCCGGTCGGACGGAACTCACCGAGATGTTCTCCGAGAAGGCCATTCAGTTGCTCTCGAGCAACGTCCGGACCGCGGTCCACAACGGCGACGACCTCGAGGCGCGGGCGGCGATGCTCAAGGGCGCCCTCTTCGGCGCCATCGCCGGGCTCACGGCGGGCGCGAGCCTCTGTCATGCGATGGCCTACCCCGTCGGGAACCGGTATCACACCTACCACGGCGAGACGATCGCGGTCCTCACGCCCGCGAGCACGCTGGGGTACAACGTCGCCAGCGACCCCGAGCGGTTCGTTCGCGTCGCGGAGATGCTGGGCGCCGACACCGACGGGCTCGGGACGCGGGCGGCCGCCGACCGCGCTCGAGAAGAGTATGTCCGCCTCCAGCGGGACCTAAACGTGGTCCCCAGCGGACTGAACGAACTCGCCGGCGTCACCGAGGAGGACATCGACTGGCTTGCGAGCCAGACCGTCGAGACCCAGCAGCGACTGCTGCGCTGTAACCCGCGACCGGTGACGGAAGCCGACGCGGCGGAGATCTTCCGGGACGCGCTGTACAACTGGGAGTAG
- a CDS encoding tripartite tricarboxylate transporter permease, producing MTAVPASVEILAEPSLTLGLLAWLLAGAALGCCSGLVPGLHANNFALLLAGFAPSIPGRPLFVGCAMLAVGVVHTFVNAVPAMALGVPDAEMAITALPGHRLVLEGRGYEAIRLSALGSLLAVLAAVPLAVPVTRGVTAAYPTIQAHLSLVLAMVVVALIASERTWRTRLGGLVSFALAATLGVLTLDLATDAPLEAGGMLAPLFAGLFGAPVLIDAIRGGGVPPQRDESIAMSRPLVGVTAIAGALAGAVVGYIPGISAAIAAVAALVVVPGRSGDRGYIVATSGVDTANTIFALFALVAIGQPRTGVMVAFDTVNAPLELPVLVAGIVLAGCVGFVLVIVVGDAYLDLVGRTDYWKISVAVLALLCCLSYLFTGFIGVGVLAVATAVGLVPIRVGARRVHLMGVLIGPLIVGA from the coding sequence ATGACCGCTGTCCCCGCGTCGGTCGAGATCCTCGCCGAGCCGTCGCTGACGCTGGGACTGCTCGCGTGGCTCCTGGCCGGCGCGGCGCTGGGCTGCTGTAGCGGGCTCGTCCCGGGGCTCCACGCGAACAACTTCGCCCTCCTGCTCGCCGGCTTCGCGCCGTCGATCCCCGGCCGGCCGCTGTTCGTCGGCTGTGCGATGCTCGCGGTCGGCGTCGTCCACACGTTCGTCAATGCTGTCCCCGCGATGGCGCTCGGGGTGCCCGACGCCGAGATGGCCATCACCGCGCTGCCGGGTCACCGGCTGGTCCTCGAGGGCCGGGGCTACGAGGCGATCCGGCTCTCGGCGCTGGGCAGTTTACTCGCGGTCCTCGCGGCGGTCCCACTGGCCGTGCCGGTCACGCGGGGCGTGACGGCCGCGTATCCGACGATCCAGGCCCACCTCTCGCTCGTGCTGGCGATGGTCGTCGTCGCGCTGATCGCGTCGGAACGGACGTGGCGGACCCGCCTCGGCGGCCTCGTTTCGTTCGCGCTCGCGGCGACGCTCGGCGTGCTGACGCTCGATCTCGCGACGGATGCGCCCCTCGAGGCCGGCGGGATGCTCGCGCCGCTGTTCGCGGGCCTGTTCGGCGCGCCGGTGTTGATCGACGCGATCCGCGGCGGCGGGGTACCGCCCCAGCGCGATGAGTCGATCGCGATGTCCCGACCGCTCGTCGGCGTGACGGCGATCGCCGGAGCGCTCGCGGGCGCCGTGGTCGGCTACATTCCGGGCATCTCGGCGGCGATCGCCGCTGTCGCGGCCCTCGTGGTCGTTCCGGGTCGATCGGGCGATCGCGGCTACATCGTCGCGACGAGCGGCGTCGACACGGCGAACACGATCTTCGCGCTGTTCGCCCTGGTCGCCATCGGCCAGCCCCGGACCGGCGTAATGGTCGCTTTCGACACCGTAAACGCACCCCTCGAGTTGCCGGTACTGGTCGCCGGGATCGTCCTCGCCGGCTGCGTCGGCTTCGTCCTCGTGATCGTCGTCGGGGACGCCTATCTCGACCTCGTCGGTCGGACGGACTACTGGAAAATTTCGGTTGCCGTCCTCGCGCTCCTGTGCTGTCTCTCGTATCTCTTTACCGGGTTTATCGGTGTCGGCGTCCTCGCCGTCGCGACCGCGGTCGGACTGGTTCCGATTCGCGTCGGCGCCCGCCGCGTCCACCTGATGGGCGTGCTGATCGGCCCGCTGATCGTCGGCGCGTGA
- a CDS encoding HEWD family protein, translating into MSSQVQPPTARVCERCDRTERWDDNLEAWQIAREDGEKQVGNPHCIHEWDINGTFNPVSGNVNAD; encoded by the coding sequence ATGAGCTCGCAAGTACAACCGCCGACTGCCCGCGTCTGCGAACGGTGCGATCGAACCGAGCGATGGGACGACAACCTCGAGGCCTGGCAGATCGCCCGCGAAGACGGCGAAAAGCAGGTCGGAAATCCACACTGCATTCACGAGTGGGACATTAACGGAACGTTCAATCCCGTCTCCGGTAACGTGAACGCGGACTGA
- a CDS encoding 50S ribosomal protein L1: MADSDIETAVARALEDAPDRNFTETVDLAINLRDLDLNEPSNRVDESIVLPSGTGQDTRIVVIAEGETAVRAEEAADEVLSEDDVADLDDDEAKDMADETDFFIAEEAMMQDIARHLGTILGPRGKMPDPLAPDDDVVETVNRLKNTVQLRSGDRRTFHTLVGAEDMDAENIADNIDVILRRLHADLEKGPQNIDAVYVKTTMGPSVEVA, encoded by the coding sequence ATGGCAGATTCGGATATTGAAACAGCAGTCGCTCGCGCACTCGAGGACGCCCCCGATCGGAACTTTACCGAGACGGTCGACCTCGCGATCAATCTGCGCGACCTCGACCTAAACGAACCGTCGAACCGAGTTGACGAGTCTATCGTCCTGCCGTCCGGAACCGGCCAGGATACGCGAATCGTCGTCATTGCCGAGGGAGAAACCGCCGTCCGCGCCGAAGAGGCAGCGGACGAGGTTCTCTCGGAAGACGACGTGGCCGATCTGGACGATGACGAGGCCAAGGACATGGCCGACGAGACGGACTTCTTCATCGCCGAAGAGGCGATGATGCAAGATATTGCCCGGCACCTGGGTACCATTCTCGGTCCCCGAGGGAAGATGCCGGACCCGCTCGCGCCCGACGACGACGTCGTCGAGACCGTCAACCGGCTCAAAAACACCGTGCAGCTTCGCTCCGGCGACCGACGAACGTTCCACACGCTCGTCGGCGCCGAGGACATGGATGCGGAGAACATCGCCGACAACATCGACGTCATCCTGCGTCGCCTGCACGCCGACCTCGAGAAGGGGCCCCAGAACATCGACGCCGTCTACGTGAAGACGACGATGGGGCCGTCTGTGGAGGTGGCCTAA
- the cutA gene encoding divalent-cation tolerance protein CutA produces MPTVYITVPPSEADRIAETLVEDRLAACVNRLSTTSTYRWEGEIHRDDEAVLLAKTTADAYDDLVDRVEAIHPYDVPCIERFDEAHVLKSFAEWRTESVE; encoded by the coding sequence ATGCCAACGGTCTACATCACGGTTCCGCCGTCCGAAGCGGATAGAATCGCCGAGACGCTTGTCGAGGACCGACTCGCGGCCTGCGTCAACCGACTGTCGACGACCTCCACCTACCGTTGGGAGGGCGAAATTCACCGCGACGACGAAGCTGTTCTGCTCGCAAAGACGACCGCCGACGCCTACGACGACCTAGTCGACCGCGTCGAAGCGATCCACCCGTACGACGTCCCCTGTATCGAACGCTTCGACGAGGCCCACGTCCTCAAGTCATTCGCCGAGTGGCGGACCGAAAGCGTCGAGTAA
- a CDS encoding MBL fold metallo-hydrolase has protein sequence MRVTYLESAAILVEDEQTSILCDPWLVDGAYYGSWAHYPEPEFDPEDFNDVDYIYISHIHPDHFDPDTLERMDRDIPVLIHDYRWDYLHDAVAALGFDVIELSHGERTPLEGDMHINVLAADGCDPERCGNYFGCTWYDDDAEEPGSTQVDSMAVIDNGEQTVVNTNDVPFSIAESVCRTVTDEYGTIDLLCHQYSAAQFYPQAVTDYSHEKKLRERDRVIQEKHERALEFIDIFEPRFYMPFAGEYVLTGDLAHLNEYTANPPREEALEFFTDAVDPDDHECVFLNSGEHIDLETGERSAPFEPADPDAKRRYIEEELASRSFEYEADPMPTLSELQAYVPYAYESLEEKRERIGYSTETTVLISLVDDVYLELSMNGGGYRYVSDPRPVEYDGYVKLEADARLVKRLFEGPHSAYWADAKIGSHLGVQKEPDIYERGLFLCLGSFHTHGYDVPVEADATASAKATQD, from the coding sequence ATGCGAGTGACCTATCTCGAGTCGGCAGCGATTCTCGTCGAAGACGAGCAGACGTCGATTCTCTGTGATCCCTGGCTGGTGGACGGCGCGTACTACGGCTCGTGGGCCCACTACCCCGAACCCGAGTTCGACCCGGAGGACTTCAACGACGTCGACTACATCTATATCTCGCACATCCATCCGGACCACTTCGACCCCGACACGCTCGAACGCATGGACAGGGACATTCCGGTGCTCATCCACGACTACCGGTGGGACTATCTCCACGACGCCGTCGCTGCGCTGGGGTTCGACGTGATCGAGCTGTCCCACGGCGAGCGCACGCCGCTCGAGGGCGACATGCACATCAACGTGCTCGCGGCCGACGGCTGCGATCCGGAGCGCTGCGGGAACTACTTTGGGTGTACGTGGTACGACGACGACGCGGAGGAACCGGGCTCGACGCAGGTCGACTCGATGGCGGTCATCGACAACGGGGAGCAGACGGTCGTCAACACCAACGACGTGCCGTTTTCGATCGCCGAGTCGGTCTGTCGAACCGTCACCGACGAGTACGGGACGATCGATCTCCTCTGTCACCAGTACAGCGCGGCGCAGTTCTACCCCCAGGCCGTCACCGACTACAGCCACGAGAAGAAGCTCCGCGAACGCGACCGCGTCATCCAGGAGAAACACGAGCGGGCGCTCGAGTTCATCGACATCTTCGAACCCCGTTTCTACATGCCATTCGCCGGCGAGTACGTGCTGACGGGCGACCTCGCCCACCTCAACGAATACACGGCGAATCCGCCCCGCGAGGAAGCGCTCGAGTTCTTCACCGACGCCGTCGACCCCGACGACCACGAATGCGTCTTCTTGAACTCCGGCGAACACATCGACCTCGAGACCGGCGAGCGATCCGCGCCGTTCGAGCCGGCGGATCCAGACGCGAAGCGCCGCTACATCGAGGAAGAGCTGGCGTCGCGATCGTTCGAGTACGAGGCCGACCCGATGCCGACGCTGTCGGAGCTCCAGGCGTACGTTCCCTACGCCTACGAGAGCTTAGAGGAAAAGCGCGAGCGAATCGGGTATAGCACCGAGACGACGGTCCTGATCTCGCTGGTCGACGACGTCTATCTCGAGCTCTCGATGAACGGCGGCGGCTACCGGTACGTGTCCGATCCCCGCCCCGTAGAGTACGACGGCTACGTGAAACTCGAGGCCGACGCGCGGCTCGTAAAGCGGCTGTTCGAAGGCCCTCACAGCGCCTACTGGGCGGACGCGAAGATCGGCTCGCACCTCGGGGTCCAGAAGGAGCCGGACATCTACGAACGCGGGTTGTTCCTCTGTCTCGGGTCGTTCCACACCCACGGCTACGACGTGCCCGTCGAGGCGGACGCGACGGCGAGTGCGAAAGCGACACAGGACTAG
- a CDS encoding N-acyl homoserine lactonase family protein, protein MVDATVDVIHRGGLECDQNYMIEGQTLGTHDEPNPDLDYEEIPVWNLVIDHPEATILWDTGSHHEALEGHWPEALSQAFYPHDAHEHRLDDDLEAAGYRLDDIDAVFQTHLHLDHAGGLEFFDGTDVPIYVHERELKFAYYSAKTDKGSGAYILEDFDHDLNWEVVHRDREEHFTDVEFVRFPGHTPGLTGTVVHLDDDGTLVFTGDQVYQAPNYEAEEPLGASLLWGKTEWFDSLQRIKELERRHDAEVVYGHDTEQFSEIEDGWGN, encoded by the coding sequence ATGGTTGACGCGACCGTCGATGTGATCCACCGGGGTGGCCTCGAGTGCGACCAGAACTACATGATCGAGGGCCAGACCCTCGGAACCCACGACGAGCCGAATCCGGACCTCGATTACGAGGAAATCCCGGTCTGGAACCTCGTTATCGACCACCCTGAGGCGACGATCCTCTGGGACACGGGCTCTCACCACGAGGCCCTCGAGGGCCACTGGCCGGAGGCGCTCTCGCAGGCATTCTACCCGCACGACGCCCACGAACATCGGCTCGACGACGACCTCGAGGCGGCAGGATACCGCCTCGACGACATCGATGCGGTGTTCCAGACGCACCTGCACCTCGACCACGCCGGCGGACTCGAGTTCTTCGACGGGACGGACGTCCCGATCTACGTCCACGAGCGGGAACTCAAGTTCGCCTACTACAGCGCGAAGACCGACAAGGGCAGCGGCGCGTACATCCTCGAGGACTTCGACCACGACCTGAACTGGGAGGTCGTCCACCGCGACCGCGAGGAGCATTTCACCGACGTCGAGTTCGTCCGGTTCCCCGGCCACACGCCCGGGTTGACGGGCACGGTGGTCCACCTCGACGACGACGGGACCCTCGTCTTCACCGGCGATCAGGTCTATCAGGCGCCGAACTACGAAGCGGAGGAACCGCTCGGCGCAAGTCTTCTCTGGGGAAAAACCGAGTGGTTCGACAGCCTCCAGCGGATCAAAGAGCTCGAGCGCCGCCACGACGCCGAGGTCGTCTACGGCCACGACACCGAGCAGTTCTCCGAGATCGAAGACGGGTGGGGGAACTGA
- a CDS encoding HAD family hydrolase, with translation MTTAVYFDLDGTLCTYAVPFADLFEATVSPYGELTDAAYETYVDRLLEALERCEADPYREAFEAVATATELDAAPETLAREYRERELGATTVPATATRTVERVAETCPTGILTNGDGRQQRAKVERHGFDESIDEIVVSSDVGAWKPNRRIFDAAMERLPADEYVFVGDDYEADIVGACDAGFRTVYVTGDNDPKGDEPAAAADAVVSNVKELLEPESLPAPVRTPFESSR, from the coding sequence GTGACGACCGCCGTCTACTTCGACCTCGACGGAACGCTGTGTACCTACGCGGTCCCGTTCGCGGACCTGTTCGAGGCGACCGTCTCCCCGTACGGCGAGTTGACCGACGCCGCCTATGAGACGTACGTCGACCGCCTGCTCGAGGCCCTCGAGCGCTGCGAGGCCGACCCGTACCGCGAGGCGTTCGAGGCGGTCGCGACCGCGACGGAACTCGACGCGGCGCCGGAGACGCTCGCCCGGGAGTACCGCGAGCGGGAACTCGGGGCTACTACTGTGCCGGCCACGGCGACGCGGACCGTCGAGCGGGTCGCTGAGACCTGTCCGACCGGAATCCTGACGAACGGCGACGGGCGACAGCAGCGGGCGAAAGTCGAGCGCCACGGATTCGACGAATCGATCGACGAAATCGTCGTCTCGAGCGACGTCGGCGCGTGGAAACCCAATCGACGGATCTTCGACGCCGCGATGGAGCGGCTGCCGGCCGACGAGTACGTGTTCGTCGGCGACGACTACGAGGCCGATATCGTCGGCGCGTGCGACGCCGGATTCCGGACGGTGTACGTGACAGGAGATAACGATCCCAAGGGCGACGAGCCCGCAGCGGCCGCCGACGCCGTCGTCTCGAACGTCAAGGAGTTACTCGAGCCCGAATCCCTTCCGGCACCCGTTCGGACTCCGTTCGAGTCGTCGCGCTGA
- a CDS encoding 50S ribosomal protein L11 — translation MAGTIEVLVPGGQANPGPPLGPELGPTPVDVQAVVQEINDQTEAFDGTEVPVTVDYEDDGSFEIDVGVPPTAELIKDEADFETGSGEPQKDFVADLSVEQVKQIAEQKHPDLLAYDAKNAAKEVVGTCASMGVTIEGNDAREFKQRVDDGEYDDVLVDEAAA, via the coding sequence ATGGCTGGAACCATCGAAGTGCTCGTTCCGGGTGGCCAGGCCAACCCTGGCCCGCCGCTCGGTCCCGAGCTCGGACCGACCCCTGTCGACGTGCAGGCGGTCGTACAGGAGATCAACGACCAGACGGAAGCGTTCGACGGCACCGAAGTCCCCGTCACCGTCGACTACGAGGACGACGGCTCCTTCGAAATCGACGTCGGTGTCCCGCCGACGGCCGAACTGATCAAGGACGAAGCTGACTTCGAGACCGGCAGCGGCGAACCCCAGAAGGACTTCGTCGCGGATCTGTCGGTCGAACAGGTCAAACAGATCGCCGAGCAGAAACACCCCGACCTGCTCGCCTACGACGCGAAAAACGCCGCGAAGGAAGTCGTCGGCACCTGCGCCTCGATGGGCGTCACCATCGAGGGCAACGACGCTCGAGAGTTCAAGCAGCGAGTCGACGACGGCGAGTACGACGACGTGCTCGTCGACGAAGCGGCAGCGTAG
- a CDS encoding phosphoenolpyruvate carboxykinase (ATP) — protein MSETGAETRPLVRELPDPTTASNVRYDPSFEDLRDLAAGDETMTEFGSPSYVSETRSRSADLTKNAVDAAFDERDHELVDDAIARAGDREMVCVDRLMGRHPDATFCCRLFIPAEHAHIALGWRDLFEPSDGREPDLYTVMDPDYNETAIRVLPDEGFTAVLGTDYIGEAKKSFLRLYMYWIKEQGGLGLHAGSKRVRVRNEEGDLQTVGQVFMGLSATGKSTLTSHGCWLEDPEDATMLQDDVCGLLPDGTVAGSEGEGLFIKTIGLDAEEQPELYEAATHESAVFENVAVDDDGTVHFDEDRYTSNSRAVVQRDQLESADEEIDLERMDQAFFITRNPLMPPVAKLTDDQAAVAFMLGESIETSAGDPSRAGESIRVVGTNPFIIGPEGEEGNIFRDLIEVLDIECYVINTGYLGEKSADVGVEESVTILTETARGAIEWTDDDRTGLTIPESVPGFDIGEYYVPDHIENYDEAVAELRAERRDYLEQFDELREEIKDAVY, from the coding sequence ATGTCCGAAACCGGGGCGGAGACCCGTCCGCTGGTCCGAGAGCTTCCCGACCCGACGACAGCGTCGAACGTGCGGTACGACCCGTCGTTCGAGGACCTCCGCGACCTCGCGGCCGGCGACGAGACGATGACCGAGTTCGGATCGCCGTCGTACGTCAGCGAAACGCGATCCCGCAGCGCCGATCTGACGAAAAACGCCGTCGACGCCGCGTTCGACGAGCGCGACCACGAGCTCGTCGACGACGCGATCGCCCGCGCGGGCGACCGCGAGATGGTCTGCGTCGATCGGCTGATGGGACGCCATCCCGACGCGACTTTCTGTTGCCGACTGTTCATCCCCGCCGAGCACGCCCACATCGCGCTGGGCTGGCGGGACCTGTTCGAACCGTCGGACGGTCGAGAACCCGACCTCTATACGGTCATGGACCCCGACTACAACGAGACCGCAATCCGCGTCCTTCCCGACGAAGGCTTTACCGCCGTGCTGGGGACCGACTACATCGGCGAGGCAAAGAAGTCGTTCCTCCGGCTGTACATGTACTGGATCAAGGAACAGGGCGGCCTCGGTCTCCACGCGGGAAGCAAGCGCGTGCGCGTTCGTAACGAGGAGGGCGACCTCCAGACCGTCGGCCAGGTGTTCATGGGCCTGTCGGCGACCGGCAAGTCGACGCTCACCTCCCACGGCTGCTGGCTCGAGGACCCCGAAGACGCCACGATGCTCCAGGACGACGTCTGCGGCCTCCTGCCCGACGGCACCGTCGCCGGCAGCGAGGGCGAGGGGCTGTTCATCAAGACCATCGGCCTCGACGCCGAGGAACAGCCCGAACTCTACGAGGCCGCAACCCACGAGTCGGCCGTCTTCGAGAATGTCGCCGTCGACGACGACGGGACGGTCCACTTCGACGAGGATCGCTACACCTCGAACTCCAGGGCGGTCGTCCAGCGTGACCAACTCGAGAGTGCCGACGAGGAGATCGACTTAGAGCGGATGGATCAGGCCTTCTTTATCACCCGGAATCCGCTGATGCCGCCGGTCGCGAAGCTCACGGACGACCAGGCGGCCGTCGCCTTCATGCTCGGCGAATCGATCGAGACCAGCGCCGGCGATCCGTCCCGCGCGGGCGAGTCGATCCGCGTCGTCGGGACCAACCCCTTCATCATCGGGCCCGAGGGTGAGGAGGGCAACATCTTCCGGGACCTCATCGAGGTGCTGGACATCGAGTGTTACGTCATCAACACGGGTTATCTCGGCGAGAAGTCCGCGGACGTCGGCGTTGAGGAGTCCGTCACCATCCTCACCGAAACCGCCCGAGGGGCGATCGAGTGGACCGACGACGACCGCACCGGGCTGACGATCCCCGAGAGCGTGCCCGGATTCGACATCGGCGAGTACTACGTCCCCGACCACATCGAGAACTACGACGAGGCCGTCGCGGAGCTGCGAGCCGAACGTCGCGACTACCTCGAGCAGTTCGACGAACTCCGCGAGGAGATCAAAGACGCCGTCTACTGA
- a CDS encoding 50S ribosomal protein L10, whose translation MSAQAERKTENLPQWKREEVDELQEIIESYDSVGIVGITGIPSKQLQDMRRGLHGTAELRVSRNTLQVRALEESGLEDLVDHIEGQVGIVGTNDNPFTLYKELEASKTPAPINEGEVAPNDIVIPEGDTGVDPGPFVGELQSIGANARIEEGSIQVMEDSTVLEAGGEVSADLANVLNELGIEPKEVGLDLRAVVADGVLFDPEDLDIDVEAYESDVSTAAARARNLAINASFPTASTAPTLIAKATGEAKSLGLQAAIEDEELMPDLVSKADAQLRALAAQIDDEEALPEELQGVDAAAEPAADEGEDESADEQDDTEADADEADADTDDDDEDEDDGDGGAGLGEMFG comes from the coding sequence ATGAGCGCACAGGCTGAACGCAAGACCGAGAACCTTCCCCAGTGGAAGCGAGAGGAAGTCGACGAGCTCCAGGAGATCATCGAGAGCTACGACAGCGTCGGCATCGTCGGCATCACCGGCATTCCGAGCAAGCAGCTCCAGGACATGCGCCGTGGTCTGCACGGTACCGCTGAGCTCCGCGTCAGCCGCAATACCCTGCAGGTCCGTGCACTGGAGGAGTCCGGCCTCGAGGACCTCGTTGATCATATCGAGGGCCAGGTCGGGATCGTCGGTACGAACGACAACCCGTTCACGCTCTACAAGGAGCTCGAGGCGTCGAAGACGCCCGCCCCGATCAACGAGGGCGAGGTCGCCCCGAACGACATCGTCATCCCCGAGGGTGACACCGGGGTCGACCCGGGACCGTTCGTCGGCGAACTCCAGAGCATCGGTGCCAACGCACGGATCGAAGAGGGTTCGATTCAGGTCATGGAGGACTCGACGGTCCTCGAGGCCGGCGGCGAAGTCTCTGCTGATCTGGCGAACGTCCTCAACGAGCTCGGGATCGAGCCCAAGGAGGTCGGACTCGACCTTCGCGCCGTCGTCGCTGACGGCGTTCTCTTCGACCCCGAGGACCTCGACATCGACGTCGAGGCCTACGAGAGCGACGTGTCGACCGCCGCCGCACGCGCACGGAACCTCGCGATCAACGCGTCGTTCCCGACCGCGTCGACGGCGCCGACGCTCATCGCCAAGGCCACGGGCGAGGCCAAGAGCCTCGGCCTGCAGGCCGCGATCGAGGACGAAGAGCTGATGCCCGACCTCGTCAGCAAGGCCGACGCACAGCTGCGTGCGCTCGCGGCCCAGATCGACGACGAGGAGGCCCTGCCCGAGGAACTGCAGGGCGTCGACGCGGCCGCTGAACCGGCCGCCGACGAGGGCGAGGACGAATCGGCTGACGAACAGGACGACACCGAAGCTGACGCCGACGAGGCCGACGCCGACACCGACGATGACGACGAAGACGAAGACGACGGTGACGGCGGGGCCGGTCTCGGCGAGATGTTCGGATAA